From a region of the Posidoniimonas polymericola genome:
- a CDS encoding spondin domain-containing protein yields MLRTTLIALTLAASATAASAVDIRVTIESLAPAGGAVLTPVWVGFHDGSFDSYDGGLSAQPGLERLAEDGNTGPISADFLAGRTYVDGGVSGTFDNAQPAGQRVDGTIVSAGPGPLLPGQTTSQVFSIASDGANRYFSYASMVLPSNDYFVANGSPTAHDLMDLLDGSGSLSFVIGAPGTVNDAGTEEEDFDFAAPDLGGLNGLFPGAGFGGIAGQTGPDQGPADATTVVANVAGDPYANFLNNDGFDLTGLNFNELPVGIARVTLTAVPEPATVALAALTLAGVVGWRRR; encoded by the coding sequence ATGCTCCGCACCACGCTTATTGCACTCACCCTGGCCGCTTCCGCGACTGCCGCGTCGGCGGTCGACATCCGCGTCACAATCGAAAGCCTGGCGCCCGCCGGCGGCGCCGTGCTGACCCCGGTCTGGGTCGGCTTCCACGACGGCAGCTTCGACAGCTACGACGGCGGGCTGTCCGCCCAACCGGGCCTCGAGCGGCTCGCGGAGGACGGCAACACAGGACCGATCTCTGCCGATTTCCTCGCCGGCCGGACCTACGTCGACGGCGGCGTCAGCGGAACCTTCGACAACGCCCAGCCCGCGGGCCAGCGCGTCGACGGGACGATCGTCAGCGCCGGACCTGGTCCGCTGCTGCCGGGACAGACCACCAGCCAGGTGTTCAGCATCGCCAGCGACGGCGCCAACCGCTACTTCTCCTACGCCTCGATGGTGCTGCCGAGCAACGACTACTTTGTCGCCAACGGCTCGCCTACGGCCCATGACCTGATGGACCTGCTTGACGGGTCGGGCTCGCTGAGCTTCGTGATCGGCGCCCCCGGCACGGTAAACGACGCCGGCACCGAAGAAGAGGACTTCGACTTCGCCGCGCCCGACCTGGGTGGCCTGAACGGGCTGTTCCCCGGGGCCGGCTTCGGCGGCATCGCCGGCCAAACGGGACCTGACCAGGGCCCCGCGGACGCCACGACTGTCGTCGCCAACGTCGCAGGCGACCCGTACGCCAACTTCCTCAACAACGACGGCTTCGACCTCACCGGGCTGAACTTCAATGAGCTGCCCGTGGGCATCGCCCGGGTCACGCTGACCGCTGTCCCAGAGCCGGCGACCGTCGCGCTCGCGGCGTTGACGCTGGCAGGCGTGGTTGGCTGGCGGCGGCGGTAG
- a CDS encoding sigma-70 family RNA polymerase sigma factor yields the protein MEQPPEHFAVRWLEEHGDLLYGYALPRVGGDAAVAEDLVQETLLAAIRANERYSGDASRGTWLVGILRHKIVDHYRRSSRRPERPAADSSDSEAVEALLAAGDGARWRDRDGAALESQEFAEVFDKCLENINPTLAEAFILMVMDGLTTEEVCRHLQISPTNLSVRLCRARLELRRELKSRWFDE from the coding sequence ATGGAACAGCCCCCCGAACACTTCGCCGTCAGGTGGCTCGAGGAGCACGGCGACCTGCTGTACGGCTACGCACTTCCCCGCGTCGGCGGCGACGCGGCGGTTGCCGAAGACCTTGTGCAGGAGACCCTGCTCGCCGCGATCAGGGCGAACGAGCGATACTCGGGCGACGCCAGCCGCGGCACGTGGCTGGTCGGGATCCTGCGGCACAAGATTGTCGACCACTACCGCCGATCGTCGCGGCGGCCCGAACGCCCCGCCGCCGACTCGTCCGACTCCGAGGCGGTCGAGGCCCTGCTCGCCGCCGGCGACGGCGCCCGCTGGCGTGATCGGGACGGGGCAGCCCTGGAGTCACAGGAATTCGCCGAGGTCTTCGATAAATGCCTAGAAAACATCAACCCTACCCTCGCCGAGGCGTTTATCCTGATGGTGATGGACGGGCTAACGACCGAAGAAGTCTGTAGGCATTTGCAGATTTCCCCGACTAACCTGTCGGTGAGACTCTGCCGCGCACGCCTGGAACTGCGCCGCGAACTCAAATCCCGCTGGTTCGACGAGTAA
- a CDS encoding aminopeptidase — protein MHDPRITKLANLLLDHSCELKRGETILIEAIDLPEQNLTCALIEGAAARGATPLVTTKDLTVLRSLYRTATPEAMKLAGKLERNRMEQVQAYIGVRGSGNSSQHADVPSEKMDLYQEHWLRNVNDYRVPKTKWVVLRYPTDSFAQAAGMSTEAFTDFYFDVCTADYAKMAENQKPLIKRMEDADKVRIVGPGETDLTFSIKGIPVRPCAGQRNIPDGEVFTAPVRDSLNGVIHYNTQSRYQGTVFSDIRFEFKDGKIVDATANNTERLNTLLDSDEGARFVGEFAIGCNNYVRHPMLDTLFDEKIGGSLHLTPGQAYEDADNGNRSRIHWDLVLIQREDYGGGEIYFDDQLIRKDGFFVVDDLKGLNEGL, from the coding sequence ATGCACGACCCGCGAATCACCAAACTGGCCAACCTGCTGCTCGACCACAGCTGCGAGCTGAAACGCGGCGAGACCATCCTCATCGAGGCGATCGACCTGCCCGAGCAGAACCTGACCTGCGCGCTGATCGAGGGCGCCGCCGCCCGCGGCGCGACGCCGCTAGTCACCACCAAGGACCTCACCGTGCTCCGCTCGCTGTACCGCACCGCCACGCCCGAGGCGATGAAGCTGGCCGGCAAGCTGGAACGCAACCGGATGGAGCAGGTCCAGGCGTACATCGGCGTGCGGGGCAGCGGCAACAGCAGCCAGCACGCCGACGTCCCCTCGGAAAAGATGGACCTGTACCAGGAGCACTGGCTGCGGAACGTCAACGACTACCGGGTCCCCAAGACCAAGTGGGTGGTGCTGCGGTACCCGACCGACTCGTTCGCCCAGGCAGCCGGCATGAGCACCGAGGCCTTCACCGACTTCTACTTCGACGTCTGCACGGCCGACTACGCCAAGATGGCCGAGAACCAGAAGCCGCTGATCAAGCGGATGGAGGACGCCGACAAGGTGCGGATCGTCGGCCCCGGTGAAACCGACCTAACATTCTCCATCAAGGGCATCCCCGTGCGGCCCTGCGCCGGCCAGCGGAACATCCCCGACGGCGAGGTCTTCACCGCGCCGGTCCGCGACAGCCTCAACGGCGTGATCCATTACAACACCCAGAGCCGCTATCAGGGCACGGTGTTCAGCGACATCCGCTTCGAGTTCAAGGACGGCAAGATCGTCGACGCGACGGCCAACAACACCGAACGGCTCAACACGCTGCTCGACTCCGACGAGGGCGCCCGCTTCGTCGGCGAGTTCGCAATCGGCTGCAACAACTACGTCCGCCACCCGATGCTCGACACGCTGTTCGACGAGAAGATCGGCGGCAGCCTGCACCTCACCCCAGGCCAGGCGTACGAGGACGCCGACAACGGCAACCGCAGCCGCATCCACTGGGACCTGGTGCTGATCCAGCGCGAGGACTACGGCGGCGGCGAGATCTACTTCGACGACCAGCTCATCCGCAAGGACGGCTTCTTCGTGGTCGACGACCTCAAGGGCCTCAACGAGGGTTTGTAG
- a CDS encoding YeiH family protein translates to MSRLKSILASDDWSAVLIGGGLLTVSLLLVTATLPEAASDAAITNPLDGWFAKPGKWESNPVAALWSSARDNELLGIGGAFAAGLVLFGAVVAARGDSWAAFAKAFAGLFALGLLALMITSQAAIKAYNLEYALWALAIGLAISNTVGLPDWLRPAARTELYIKTGLVLYGAKVLIGELYQLGPPGLAVAWVVTPVVLITTYWFGQRVLGIESKTLNMVISADMSVCGVSAAIATASACRAKQKELTLAISISLLFTVVMMILLPMAAVALGLSEEVGGAWIGGTIDSTGAVVASGQALGERAATVAITIKLIQNLLIGLTAFGVAVYWVRFVDRDSDVKPSLWEVWTRFPKFVIGFLGASLVFSMVQAWAPGGESIVNAALKQGTEPLRSWFFCLAFVSIGLESNFRELAHAIDGGKPLVLYVCGQSLNLALTLAMASLVF, encoded by the coding sequence GTGTCGCGTTTGAAATCGATCCTAGCGAGTGACGACTGGTCGGCCGTGCTGATTGGCGGCGGGCTGCTTACGGTTTCGCTCCTGTTGGTAACGGCGACGCTGCCGGAGGCGGCGTCCGACGCGGCGATCACCAACCCGCTTGACGGCTGGTTCGCAAAGCCCGGCAAGTGGGAGTCCAACCCCGTCGCCGCCTTGTGGAGCTCGGCGCGCGACAACGAGCTGCTGGGAATCGGCGGCGCGTTTGCCGCTGGACTGGTGCTGTTCGGCGCGGTGGTCGCCGCCCGCGGAGATTCGTGGGCAGCCTTCGCCAAGGCCTTTGCTGGGTTGTTCGCCCTGGGGTTGCTGGCGCTGATGATCACCAGCCAGGCGGCTATCAAGGCGTACAACCTGGAGTACGCGTTGTGGGCCCTGGCAATCGGCCTGGCGATCAGCAACACGGTCGGCCTGCCGGACTGGCTGCGGCCGGCGGCGCGGACCGAGCTGTACATCAAGACCGGCCTGGTGCTGTACGGCGCGAAGGTGCTAATCGGCGAGCTCTACCAGCTAGGCCCGCCCGGCCTGGCCGTGGCGTGGGTCGTGACGCCGGTCGTGCTGATCACCACGTACTGGTTCGGCCAGCGGGTGCTCGGCATCGAGTCGAAGACGCTCAACATGGTGATCTCTGCCGACATGAGCGTGTGCGGCGTGTCGGCCGCCATCGCCACGGCGAGCGCCTGCCGCGCGAAGCAGAAGGAGCTGACGCTCGCGATCAGCATCTCGCTGCTGTTCACGGTGGTGATGATGATCCTGCTGCCGATGGCCGCGGTGGCGCTCGGCCTGAGCGAGGAGGTCGGCGGCGCGTGGATCGGCGGCACGATCGACTCGACCGGCGCGGTGGTCGCGTCCGGCCAGGCATTAGGCGAGCGGGCCGCCACCGTGGCGATCACGATCAAGCTGATCCAGAACCTGCTGATCGGCCTGACCGCGTTCGGTGTTGCGGTCTACTGGGTGCGGTTTGTCGACCGCGACTCGGACGTCAAGCCGAGCCTGTGGGAAGTCTGGACGCGGTTCCCGAAGTTTGTCATTGGGTTCTTGGGGGCGTCGCTTGTGTTTTCGATGGTCCAGGCGTGGGCGCCCGGCGGCGAGTCGATCGTCAACGCGGCGCTCAAGCAGGGGACCGAGCCGCTGCGTTCCTGGTTCTTCTGCCTGGCGTTTGTCAGCATCGGCCTGGAGAGTAACTTCCGCGAGCTGGCCCACGCGATCGACGGCGGCAAGCCGCTCGTGCTGTACGTGTGCGGCCAGTCGCTCAACCTGGCCCTGACGCTGGCGATGGCCAGCCTGGTGTTCTAA
- a CDS encoding DUF5698 domain-containing protein yields the protein MEWLDSLPVGVLALLIFCLRIFDVSLGTVRTIAVVQGRSTVTVLLGFIEVLVWVTTVTHVVQRATGNPVLLVAYAGGFAAGNAVGIAVEKRLALGAVIVRFVSQSAGQEVAELLKRRSPKVFQFEGREHLAPVTLIYVPARRRDARRLIKQAMEIDPSLYYAVDSVRESNWNQPSPALPTGWRSVAKKK from the coding sequence ATGGAGTGGTTGGATTCGCTGCCGGTGGGTGTGCTGGCCCTGTTGATCTTCTGCCTGCGGATTTTTGATGTCTCGCTTGGCACGGTGAGGACCATCGCGGTCGTGCAAGGCCGGTCGACCGTGACGGTGCTGCTCGGCTTCATCGAGGTGCTGGTGTGGGTCACCACGGTGACGCACGTCGTGCAGCGGGCGACCGGCAACCCGGTGCTGCTGGTCGCGTACGCGGGGGGCTTCGCGGCGGGCAACGCGGTCGGCATCGCGGTCGAGAAACGCCTGGCCCTCGGCGCAGTGATCGTGAGGTTCGTGTCCCAATCGGCCGGGCAGGAGGTGGCCGAACTGCTGAAGCGGCGGTCGCCCAAGGTGTTCCAGTTCGAGGGCCGCGAGCACCTGGCGCCGGTCACGCTGATCTACGTGCCCGCCCGGCGCCGCGACGCGCGGCGGCTGATCAAGCAGGCGATGGAGATCGACCCCAGCCTGTACTACGCGGTCGACTCGGTCCGCGAGTCGAACTGGAACCAGCCGAGCCCCGCCCTGCCGACCGGCTGGCGGAGCGTGGCGAAGAAGAAGTAG
- a CDS encoding Hsp20/alpha crystallin family protein, with the protein MLRSMVPWRERFPATFSRFENEMEDLMERYLGAGEDWSVNRFTPSLNVTETDRSYEVTAELPGLAPEDVSVEMTGGTLVVSGEKKEEKEEKGKTVHRVERRHGEFRRVVQLPDAADSKGVEATFEHGVLTVKVPKSVEQRPKKIAVKSPVKSTEK; encoded by the coding sequence ATGTTACGGTCGATGGTTCCTTGGCGGGAGAGGTTCCCCGCCACGTTCTCCCGGTTTGAGAACGAGATGGAAGACCTCATGGAACGCTACCTCGGCGCGGGCGAAGACTGGTCGGTCAACCGCTTCACGCCCTCGCTCAACGTGACCGAGACCGACAGGTCGTACGAGGTCACCGCCGAGCTGCCCGGCCTGGCGCCCGAAGACGTGTCGGTCGAGATGACCGGCGGCACGCTGGTGGTCTCTGGGGAGAAGAAGGAAGAGAAAGAGGAGAAGGGCAAGACGGTTCACCGGGTAGAGCGGAGGCACGGCGAGTTCCGCCGCGTCGTGCAGCTCCCCGACGCCGCCGACAGCAAGGGCGTCGAGGCGACGTTCGAGCACGGCGTGCTGACTGTGAAAGTCCCCAAGAGCGTCGAACAACGCCCCAAGAAGATCGCCGTGAAGTCGCCCGTGAAGTCAACCGAGAAATGA
- a CDS encoding alpha-L-fucosidase has protein sequence MRRRMLPLLLAILAANFPQAASAEPAEQAAGHALPADEADTRMAWWRDARFGMFIHWGLYAAPAGEWNGEKQAGIGEWIMNTADIPVDEYEQLAAQFNPTKYDPAAWAKAAKQAGMKYVVITSKHHDGFCLFDTKTTEWDVVDATPYGRDLLRPLSEACRAEGLKFCTYYSIMDWHHPAQGKSADGRYNPSTIKEGRKAEYIKYMEQQLAELLESCDPEVLWFDGEWPDWWTEPDGKRLYSYLRGLKPSLIINNRVGKGRKGMEGLSKGDQQYAGDFGTPEQQIPATGLPGVDWESCMTMNDTWGFRADDHKWKSTETLVRNLVDIASKGGNYLLNVGPTAEGEIPAASLERLAQIGEWMRVNGESIYGTSASPIEIPWGRCTVKRDGDAGSLYLHVFDWPEDGRLTAPLGGLKAATAELLANGSELQVDATETQFTLTLPEQAPDPIDSVIKLKVTTE, from the coding sequence ATGCGCCGCCGAATGTTGCCGTTGCTGCTTGCGATTCTTGCAGCCAACTTCCCCCAAGCCGCGTCAGCCGAACCCGCGGAACAGGCAGCTGGTCACGCGCTCCCTGCCGACGAAGCCGACACCCGGATGGCCTGGTGGCGGGACGCCCGGTTCGGGATGTTCATCCACTGGGGGCTCTACGCGGCGCCGGCCGGCGAGTGGAATGGCGAGAAGCAGGCCGGGATCGGCGAGTGGATCATGAACACCGCCGACATCCCGGTCGATGAGTACGAGCAGCTCGCCGCGCAGTTCAACCCGACCAAGTACGATCCGGCCGCCTGGGCCAAGGCGGCCAAGCAGGCCGGTATGAAGTACGTGGTGATCACCTCTAAACACCACGACGGCTTCTGCCTGTTCGACACCAAGACCACCGAGTGGGACGTCGTCGACGCGACTCCCTACGGGCGCGACCTGCTGCGGCCGCTGTCCGAGGCGTGCCGCGCCGAGGGCCTGAAGTTCTGCACCTACTACTCCATCATGGACTGGCACCACCCCGCGCAGGGCAAGAGCGCCGACGGCCGCTACAACCCGTCGACGATCAAAGAGGGCCGCAAGGCCGAGTACATCAAGTACATGGAGCAGCAGCTGGCCGAGTTGCTCGAATCGTGCGACCCCGAGGTGCTGTGGTTTGATGGCGAGTGGCCCGACTGGTGGACCGAGCCAGACGGCAAGCGGCTCTACAGCTACCTCCGCGGCCTCAAGCCGAGCCTGATCATCAACAACCGCGTCGGCAAAGGCCGCAAGGGCATGGAGGGCCTCAGCAAGGGCGACCAGCAGTACGCCGGCGACTTCGGCACGCCCGAGCAGCAGATCCCCGCGACCGGCCTGCCGGGCGTCGATTGGGAGTCGTGCATGACGATGAACGACACCTGGGGCTTCCGTGCCGACGACCACAAATGGAAGTCCACGGAGACGCTCGTCCGCAACCTGGTCGACATCGCGTCGAAGGGGGGCAACTACCTGCTGAACGTCGGCCCGACCGCCGAGGGCGAAATCCCCGCGGCCAGCCTGGAGCGGCTCGCCCAGATCGGCGAGTGGATGCGCGTCAACGGCGAGTCGATCTACGGCACGTCCGCCAGCCCAATCGAAATCCCCTGGGGCCGCTGCACCGTCAAGCGAGACGGCGACGCGGGGTCCCTGTACCTGCACGTGTTCGACTGGCCCGAGGACGGACGCCTGACTGCGCCGTTGGGTGGGCTGAAGGCAGCTACCGCGGAGCTACTCGCCAACGGGTCTGAACTGCAGGTCGACGCCACCGAGACGCAATTCACGCTGACGCTTCCCGAGCAGGCGCCCGATCCGATCGACTCGGTAATCAAACTCAAAGTCACTACCGAGTAG